The following nucleotide sequence is from Pseudomonas sp. S09G 359.
AGCCACTGAAGGTCAGCATCAAGGTCGCCACGAGGAAGGCCAGGATGTACAGCAGGATGTGTTTCTTGGCCACCTGGATGCCACGTTTTACCGGCAATACCGGAATTGACGCAGCCAGGTAGTCATTGAAACGGAAGATCGCGATGGCGTAGGAATGCGGCATCTGCCACAGGCTGAACATCACCAGTAGCGTCAGCGCGGCCATGTCGAAGCTATTGGTTACAGCCACATAACCAATCACCGGCGGCATCGCCCCCGACAGACTGCCCACCAGCGTGCCGTGAACCGACTTGCGCTTGAGGTACAGGCTGTAGAGACCGACGTAGATGACAAAACCGATCACGGCAAACAGCGCCGCCAACGGGTTGGCCACCTTGTACAACAGTGCTACACCGGCAACACCCAAAACGGTCGCGTAGATCAGTGCCAGCTTCAGGGAGATGAGGCCCTGGACCAGCACGCGATTCTTGGTGCGCTCCATCTTGATGTCGATGTCACGGTCGATGCAGTTGTTGAACACGCAACCGGAAGCTACCACCAGGGACGTGCCGATCATTGCAGCCAGGAAAATGGCCAGATCGACATGCCCCTTGGAGGCCAGGAAGAAACCGCCCGCCACAGAAAGCACGTTACCGAAAATGATCCCCGGTTTGGTGATTTGGATAAAGTGCTTAAGCGACATCGGGTCTTACCTCACTTCGCCATCATGAACGTATGGATGCTGAACATGATCCATATCGACAGGCCAACCAGC
It contains:
- the cyoE gene encoding heme o synthase produces the protein MSLKHFIQITKPGIIFGNVLSVAGGFFLASKGHVDLAIFLAAMIGTSLVVASGCVFNNCIDRDIDIKMERTKNRVLVQGLISLKLALIYATVLGVAGVALLYKVANPLAALFAVIGFVIYVGLYSLYLKRKSVHGTLVGSLSGAMPPVIGYVAVTNSFDMAALTLLVMFSLWQMPHSYAIAIFRFNDYLAASIPVLPVKRGIQVAKKHILLYILAFLVATLMLTFSGYAGMSYLAVAAAMGMYWLYMAWTGYKAVDDTVWARKLFVFSIFTITALSVMMSLDFQVPKELLLTYAH